One window of Paenibacillus sp. FSL K6-3182 genomic DNA carries:
- a CDS encoding TetR family transcriptional regulator — MTTGDADIKIRILSAAKKLFAENGFDKTTVRQICEEAGANVALVSYHFGGKENMFYALFDHYFPNNQIAELDPMQIDPVEGVRLIVREVTNFRYSDYQLINIIQQEVIMNTDRIEKIRKHVMPMWGKLRYWLKEGNEQGLFQFNSLDNTLFSIIGTLLFHRNSQYWAILHEEERSSQEAIVEDLTLFILGGLYYRGE; from the coding sequence ATGACAACAGGAGATGCGGATATTAAAATTAGAATATTGTCAGCTGCCAAAAAGCTGTTTGCGGAAAACGGCTTCGATAAAACGACCGTTAGGCAAATATGCGAAGAGGCTGGAGCTAATGTTGCGCTCGTCTCGTATCATTTTGGCGGGAAAGAAAATATGTTTTATGCTTTATTTGATCATTATTTTCCAAACAATCAAATTGCCGAGCTAGACCCCATGCAGATAGATCCGGTAGAGGGTGTTAGACTTATTGTTCGTGAGGTAACTAATTTCCGCTACAGCGACTATCAATTAATTAACATTATTCAGCAAGAAGTTATCATGAACACGGATCGAATTGAGAAGATACGCAAGCATGTGATGCCGATGTGGGGAAAGCTCAGATACTGGCTTAAAGAGGGCAATGAGCAAGGTTTATTTCAATTCAACTCCTTAGATAACACCTTGTTTTCCATTATCGGAACGTTGCTCTTTCATCGGAATAGCCAATATTGGGCTATCTTGCATGAAGAAGAGCGTTCATCACAGGAAGCGATCGTCGAGGATTTAACCTTATTTATTTTGGGTGGATTGTACTATAGAGGCGAATAG
- a CDS encoding heparinase II/III family protein — MKRDRIQEILEKHRKKGLTLLASGGETQKPSSQLWNQSINEQLLEEIKRDADRFMLTPDPELTYSLFCVYGDTGERLAYERVYFERRKRLNSYVIMALQEPENVDYEVAALNMIWSVCNEFTWCLPAHFNEGSDRLDIDLFSAETGFALSEIKLLLGDRLPDLLRRRIEAEVENRLFRPFLEQGPYGWETADHNWAAVCAGSVGAAALYLIDDSYRLSQVLERVLHSLDCYLSGFGDDGACAEGYLYWQYGFGYYVYFAQILKRATDGEINLFTSNKVKEIALFQQKCFTGSSTVVNFSDSRPESGIFMGLSCSLHQEFAEVIVPDASLGAEYAADHCGRWAPAIRNLMWIKEEWMVATESKTIWPAESYYLSDVQWLLSRHASENGGNYSFAAKGGHNEEPHNHNDVGHFIIHADGQAYLADLGSGKYTAKYFGPERYSIWCNGSQGHSVPIIDGSHQQNGTAFRAAVMEASTNASMDRFALEISSAYGHSKLERLERRFLWEKEKLPRLTLTDAIWMMPKGEESDAERQVTERFISFLVPELAEEGRVILTGQRQLFINYDHQVWKPVVTARSDIDHYGVERFWYTLDFEWKAAVIVPLIANFIFQFES; from the coding sequence ATGAAACGTGACCGGATACAGGAGATTTTGGAGAAGCATAGGAAAAAAGGGTTGACGCTTCTTGCCTCAGGCGGCGAAACGCAGAAGCCAAGTTCGCAACTGTGGAATCAGTCCATTAATGAACAGCTCCTTGAAGAGATTAAAAGGGATGCCGATCGCTTCATGCTTACCCCTGATCCCGAGCTCACTTACTCTCTATTTTGTGTTTATGGAGATACGGGAGAGCGCTTAGCTTATGAACGAGTATATTTTGAGAGGCGAAAAAGATTGAATTCGTATGTCATTATGGCGCTGCAGGAGCCGGAAAATGTAGACTACGAAGTTGCCGCTCTTAATATGATCTGGTCGGTTTGCAATGAGTTTACATGGTGTCTGCCTGCTCATTTTAATGAAGGATCAGACAGGCTGGACATCGATTTATTTTCGGCGGAGACTGGGTTTGCACTGAGTGAGATAAAGTTGTTATTAGGTGACCGCTTGCCGGATTTGCTGCGAAGGCGTATAGAGGCTGAGGTAGAAAATCGCCTATTCCGTCCTTTTTTGGAGCAAGGCCCGTACGGGTGGGAGACAGCGGATCACAATTGGGCGGCTGTATGCGCGGGTTCGGTTGGGGCAGCGGCACTTTATCTCATTGATGATTCGTATAGACTGTCGCAAGTGCTGGAACGTGTGCTTCATTCGCTTGATTGTTATTTGAGTGGATTTGGCGATGACGGCGCGTGTGCGGAAGGTTATTTATATTGGCAGTATGGTTTCGGGTATTATGTGTATTTTGCTCAGATATTAAAAAGGGCAACTGATGGAGAAATCAACTTATTTACTTCGAATAAGGTGAAGGAGATTGCACTTTTTCAGCAGAAATGTTTTACGGGAAGCAGCACGGTCGTTAACTTTAGTGATTCGCGTCCTGAAAGCGGTATATTCATGGGGCTCAGCTGCTCTCTGCATCAGGAGTTTGCAGAGGTCATTGTACCGGATGCGAGCCTTGGAGCGGAGTATGCTGCTGACCATTGCGGACGCTGGGCGCCGGCGATTCGTAATTTGATGTGGATAAAAGAAGAATGGATGGTGGCGACTGAAAGTAAAACGATCTGGCCTGCAGAGTCCTATTACTTATCTGATGTGCAGTGGCTTCTGTCTAGACATGCAAGCGAGAACGGAGGCAACTACAGCTTTGCGGCAAAAGGGGGCCATAATGAGGAGCCTCATAACCACAATGATGTGGGCCATTTCATCATACATGCTGATGGGCAAGCTTATTTAGCGGATTTGGGCAGCGGAAAATATACGGCGAAATATTTTGGCCCGGAACGGTATTCGATTTGGTGCAATGGCTCTCAGGGTCATTCGGTTCCTATTATAGACGGCTCTCATCAGCAAAATGGGACTGCGTTTCGAGCAGCTGTTATGGAAGCGTCAACAAATGCGAGTATGGATAGGTTTGCGCTGGAAATCAGCTCGGCGTATGGCCATTCCAAGCTGGAGCGATTGGAGCGCCGATTCCTTTGGGAAAAGGAAAAGCTGCCGCGCCTGACGCTGACGGATGCGATTTGGATGATGCCAAAGGGAGAAGAATCGGATGCTGAGCGGCAAGTTACAGAGCGGTTCATTTCGTTTCTTGTTCCTGAGCTGGCGGAGGAAGGTCGAGTGATTTTAACAGGACAACGCCAATTATTCATTAATTATGATCATCAGGTTTGGAAGCCGGTCGTTACCGCAAGGAGCGATATCGATCATTATGGCGTTGAGCGATTCTGGTATACGCTTGATTTTGAATGGAAAGCAGCAGTTATAGTGCCGTTGATTGCAAATTTTATTTTTCAATTTGAATCATAA
- a CDS encoding glycoside hydrolase family 88 protein produces the protein MEQINWANEAWANVHEKVTRTSNRIGARFPHASVDGTYVLEAPQWWTAGFWPGLLWLLYRDSESKDDRYKDIAEACEQQLDEVLFGYDCLDHDIGFMWSLTSVARYKLLGEEQSRRRALLAASVLSGRFNVKGNYIRAWNPWGEGDRNEGWAIIDCMMNLPLLYWASETTGDPRFKHLAMEHADTVLEHFIRTDGSVNHIVVFDPHTGEFVSVNGGQGFAPNSAWSRGASWAIYGMALSYRYTGEARYLEAAKRVAHFFLANLPEDSVPHWDFRLPSGVERYRDTSAGACAACGLLEIARAVPVEESELYQAAGERIMRSLYENYGAWDDEAEEGLILHGTSHYPERRNIDVPLIYGDYFFVEGLARLRGDSSTFW, from the coding sequence ATGGAGCAGATCAATTGGGCAAATGAAGCTTGGGCAAATGTACATGAGAAGGTTACGAGAACGAGCAATCGGATTGGTGCAAGATTTCCGCATGCGAGCGTCGATGGAACGTATGTGCTGGAGGCGCCTCAGTGGTGGACAGCCGGTTTCTGGCCGGGCTTGTTATGGCTGCTGTACCGTGATTCAGAGTCGAAGGACGATCGATATAAAGATATTGCCGAAGCATGCGAGCAGCAATTGGATGAAGTATTGTTCGGATATGATTGCTTGGATCACGACATCGGCTTCATGTGGTCGCTAACGAGTGTAGCCCGCTATAAGCTGCTTGGTGAAGAGCAATCCCGTAGACGAGCGTTGTTAGCGGCTAGTGTACTCAGCGGAAGATTTAATGTAAAAGGAAACTATATTAGAGCTTGGAACCCATGGGGTGAGGGTGATCGCAATGAGGGCTGGGCGATTATTGACTGCATGATGAACCTGCCTTTGCTCTACTGGGCGAGCGAGACAACGGGCGATCCAAGATTTAAGCATTTGGCGATGGAGCATGCGGATACGGTGCTAGAGCATTTTATACGGACGGATGGTTCGGTTAATCATATTGTAGTCTTTGACCCGCATACGGGTGAATTTGTAAGTGTGAACGGCGGACAAGGCTTTGCGCCAAACTCAGCGTGGTCGCGCGGAGCATCGTGGGCGATTTACGGGATGGCGCTCAGCTATCGTTATACGGGCGAGGCTCGGTACTTGGAGGCGGCGAAGCGGGTTGCCCATTTTTTCCTTGCGAACTTGCCTGAGGATTCGGTACCGCATTGGGATTTCCGTCTGCCTTCAGGTGTAGAACGTTATCGCGACACGTCAGCTGGCGCTTGTGCAGCCTGCGGTTTGCTCGAAATCGCAAGAGCAGTTCCTGTAGAAGAATCGGAGCTATATCAAGCGGCTGGCGAGCGAATAATGCGCTCACTCTACGAAAATTACGGCGCTTGGGATGATGAGGCGGAGGAAGGCTTGATTTTGCATGGGACAAGCCATTACCCAGAGCGGAGAAACATTGACGTGCCGCTTATTTATGGCGACTATTTCTTCGTAGAAGGTTTAGCACGATTAAGAGGGGATTCCTCGACGTTCTGGTAG